One genomic segment of Clostridium estertheticum subsp. estertheticum includes these proteins:
- a CDS encoding putative manganese-dependent inorganic diphosphatase, with product MKNIVYITGHKNPDTDSICSAIAYSEFKNKTGKLTAVPIRLGETNSETKFILKYFAVPEPELITTVKTQISDLDIDVVAPISPDISLKMAWSIMKKKNVKTLPVIDENDQLAGVASVSNLASNYLDIWDNSILAKSNTPLENILDTLSAKCLYKPETPFKLTGKIIVAAMHPDSTKTVIEAGDIGICGDRDDSQCLLIKSKASLVIITGDHAPTAEVLELAKTNKCTIVLTPYDTFTASRLITQSIPIDYVMTRKNLVTFNTEDFIDEIKYTMIETRYRSYPVLDENNKVVGSISRFHLISENKKKVILVDHNEKTQSVLGLEDAEILEIIDHHRIADVQTGQPIYFRNEPVGSTSTIVATIFFENGIRPSKNVAGILCAAIISDTLLLKSPTSTIVDELTLKRLAQIADLNIEEFAKEMFKAGTSLEGKTAEEIFYQDFKIFTLSGFKVGVSQVGTMYIEGFDAIKDDMIDLMNKKATENGFNLIILMLTDILNGGSVLIASGEHKDIVSKAFNVNLTDSGVYIPGLVSRKKQVIPPITVALSKIN from the coding sequence ATGAAAAACATTGTTTATATTACTGGTCACAAAAATCCAGATACTGATTCTATTTGTTCTGCTATTGCCTATTCAGAATTTAAAAATAAAACTGGTAAACTTACTGCTGTGCCTATAAGGCTTGGTGAAACAAATTCCGAAACAAAATTTATTCTTAAATATTTTGCTGTACCTGAACCTGAACTTATAACTACAGTTAAAACACAAATTTCTGATTTAGACATTGATGTTGTAGCTCCAATTTCACCGGATATTTCTCTGAAAATGGCTTGGTCTATTATGAAGAAAAAGAATGTTAAGACTCTACCTGTAATAGATGAAAATGATCAACTAGCTGGTGTAGCTTCAGTTTCAAATCTTGCTTCAAACTATTTAGATATTTGGGACAATTCTATTCTTGCAAAGAGTAATACACCCCTTGAAAATATCTTAGATACACTATCGGCTAAATGTTTATACAAACCAGAGACCCCCTTTAAGCTAACTGGTAAAATTATTGTAGCTGCTATGCATCCTGATAGCACAAAAACAGTAATTGAAGCTGGAGATATTGGAATATGTGGCGATAGAGATGATTCACAGTGCTTACTTATTAAGTCAAAAGCATCGCTTGTAATTATTACAGGTGACCATGCACCAACAGCTGAGGTTTTAGAACTTGCAAAAACTAACAAGTGTACAATTGTATTAACACCATATGACACATTTACAGCTTCTAGGCTGATAACTCAAAGTATTCCTATAGATTATGTTATGACTAGAAAAAATCTTGTAACTTTTAATACAGAAGATTTTATTGATGAAATAAAATACACTATGATTGAGACTAGATATAGAAGTTATCCAGTCCTTGATGAAAATAATAAAGTGGTTGGAAGTATTTCAAGATTTCATTTAATATCAGAAAATAAAAAAAAGGTTATACTTGTAGACCATAATGAAAAAACCCAATCTGTACTCGGACTTGAAGATGCTGAAATATTAGAAATAATAGATCATCATAGAATTGCGGATGTTCAAACTGGTCAACCTATATATTTTAGAAATGAACCTGTAGGAAGCACCTCAACAATCGTAGCAACCATATTCTTTGAAAATGGAATTAGACCATCAAAAAATGTTGCTGGAATTTTATGTGCAGCAATTATTTCTGATACATTATTATTAAAATCACCAACATCTACAATAGTTGACGAGCTCACTTTAAAAAGATTAGCTCAGATTGCCGACTTAAATATTGAAGAGTTTGCTAAAGAAATGTTTAAAGCTGGTACCTCACTTGAAGGTAAAACAGCTGAGGAAATTTTCTATCAGGACTTTAAAATTTTTACGCTTAGTGGTTTTAAAGTAGGAGTATCACAAGTTGGTACAATGTATATTGAAGGTTTCGATGCAATTAAAGATGACATGATAGATTTAATGAATAAAAAAGCAACAGAAAATGGTTTCAACTTGATTATATTAATGCTAACTGATATATTAAATGGCGGTTCAGTATTAATAGCTTCAGGGGAACACAAAGACATTGTTTCAAAAGCTTTTAATGTTAATTTAACAGATAGCGGTGTATACATACCTGGTCTTGTTTCAAGAAAAAAACAAGTTATACCACCTATCACAGTTGCCCTAAGTAAAATAAACTGA
- a CDS encoding flagellar hook-basal body complex protein, which produces MLRIIWDSKSAMMAQQEKLDTISNNIANVNTNGYKKLNTNFKDLVYETIDRKGYPVSTASKTTLQNGTGVRVGEWKRDNTQGALTQTGLSTDLAIDGAGYFEVIQPDNTKAYTRAGNFLSDASETIVDEKGNRLSIVDASGKNINTVNGRYKFTANNFQVDESGNVSIKGVNGTVGKIKISTVVGDNSMISIGDNLFQPKPGTKVVDSKDYSINQGFLEGSNVDIATEMTDMLMTQRAFQLSSSTLKTADEMWQMANNLRG; this is translated from the coding sequence ATGTTAAGAATTATATGGGATAGTAAAAGTGCTATGATGGCACAACAAGAAAAGTTAGATACTATATCAAATAATATTGCAAATGTAAATACAAATGGATATAAAAAGCTTAACACAAATTTCAAAGATCTTGTTTACGAGACTATTGATAGAAAAGGATATCCAGTAAGTACGGCTTCAAAAACTACCCTTCAAAATGGTACGGGTGTTAGAGTAGGGGAATGGAAAAGAGATAATACACAAGGTGCACTTACTCAGACAGGCTTATCAACTGATTTGGCTATAGATGGTGCTGGTTATTTTGAAGTAATTCAGCCAGACAATACCAAGGCTTATACAAGGGCTGGTAATTTCCTTTCAGATGCAAGTGAAACTATAGTTGATGAGAAGGGAAACAGATTAAGTATAGTTGATGCCAGTGGCAAAAATATTAATACAGTAAATGGTCGTTATAAATTTACTGCTAATAATTTTCAGGTTGATGAAAGTGGCAATGTATCTATAAAAGGTGTAAATGGTACTGTAGGGAAAATAAAAATTTCAACTGTTGTAGGGGATAATTCTATGATTTCAATAGGCGATAATTTATTTCAGCCCAAACCTGGCACAAAGGTAGTGGATAGTAAAGATTATTCTATTAATCAAGGGTTTTTAGAAGGATCAAATGTTGATATTGCTACTGAAATGACTGATATGCTTATGACTCAAAGAGCTTTTCAGCTTAGCTCAAGTACCTTAAAAACAGCTGATGAAATGTGGCAAATGGCTAATAATTTACGTGGGTAA
- a CDS encoding calcium-translocating P-type ATPase, SERCA-type, producing the protein MSNNNTKDKNKSSGLGYDSITSSKGLTNADAESRLKKYGFNKLESKKKISALQIFISQFNDFITWILIVATVLSGLMGEKADAITIFIIVIMNGILGFIQEFKTEKSLEALSKLAAPTAKVVRNGGISVIDAIYLVPGDLVILESGDRIPADCILNECNNIMLDESLLTGESAGVSKSASSKENTIYMGTIILTGKAKAKVIATGMSTEMGKIADMLHSIDNERSPLKERLAHLGKILVILCIIICFVVTFMGIWRGQDKYEMFLLGVSLAVAAIPEGLTAIVTVALALGVSRMLKRNALVRKLPAVETLGCTSVICTDKTGTLTENNMTVKAFYFDGQIYNVDNDKIPFNLMMKKAYTYCNDCNYDFSERNIEKCLFGDPTETALIKGFFNNSKDLQEFLNKARRVYEIAFNSTRKIMSVIVKEDGREVCYVKGAPERVIEKCNYILIDGLIQPMLPVYKNKLMRSVEAMSNKALRCMACAYKVTGIVHNDDLESNLIFIGVAGIIDPPRKEVKDAVIKCKIAGIRPIMITGDHKNTAYAIGKDLEICKSPEEVITGDELDKLSDKELDKNIDNLKIFARVSPKHKLRIVKAFKHKNYIVAMTGDGVNDAPAIKEADIGIAMGISGTDVTKEASSMILLDDNFATIVSAVEEGRVIYNNIRKFIRYLLSCNLGEVLTMFLASLFYLENPLLPIQILFVNLVTDGLPAIALGVDPADTDIMLEKPRGKNESVFSRGLTEKIIIRGCLIGVCTILSFIGGKYYGMSIEACRTLALGTLVLSQLIHVFECRSEKHSLFEINPFTNMYLLGAVSISVIMLLSIVYIPFLQSVFHTIPLNLGQWLIVLFFSGIISFINSLYLYLTNKH; encoded by the coding sequence ATGTCAAATAACAATACTAAGGATAAAAATAAGTCAAGTGGACTTGGTTATGATAGTATTACCTCATCAAAGGGGCTAACAAATGCAGATGCCGAGAGTAGGCTTAAAAAATATGGGTTTAATAAATTAGAAAGTAAAAAAAAGATATCAGCTCTTCAAATATTTATTTCTCAATTCAATGACTTTATTACTTGGATATTAATTGTGGCAACGGTGCTTTCAGGTCTTATGGGTGAAAAAGCGGATGCAATAACTATATTCATAATAGTTATAATGAATGGAATATTAGGATTTATTCAAGAGTTTAAAACTGAGAAGTCATTAGAGGCGCTTAGTAAGCTTGCAGCACCAACAGCTAAAGTAGTTAGAAATGGAGGAATTTCAGTAATAGATGCAATATATTTAGTGCCCGGAGATCTCGTAATTTTAGAAAGCGGAGATAGAATCCCTGCAGATTGCATTTTGAATGAGTGTAATAACATTATGCTAGATGAATCTTTACTTACTGGAGAATCCGCTGGAGTATCTAAAAGTGCAAGTTCTAAGGAAAATACCATTTATATGGGAACAATAATCCTTACTGGAAAAGCTAAAGCAAAAGTTATTGCAACAGGAATGAGTACGGAAATGGGGAAAATAGCAGATATGCTTCATAGTATAGATAATGAGAGGTCGCCATTAAAAGAACGATTGGCGCATCTTGGAAAAATATTAGTTATACTTTGTATAATAATTTGCTTTGTTGTAACGTTTATGGGAATTTGGCGTGGACAAGATAAGTACGAAATGTTTTTACTAGGAGTAAGTCTTGCAGTAGCTGCAATCCCTGAAGGGTTAACCGCTATAGTTACAGTCGCTTTGGCACTTGGTGTATCTAGAATGCTTAAAAGAAACGCTCTAGTTAGAAAATTACCAGCCGTTGAAACTCTGGGTTGTACTTCTGTAATATGTACTGATAAAACAGGAACCTTAACTGAAAATAATATGACAGTAAAAGCATTTTATTTTGATGGACAGATTTACAATGTTGACAATGACAAAATTCCGTTTAATTTAATGATGAAAAAAGCCTATACATACTGTAATGATTGTAATTATGATTTCAGTGAAAGAAATATTGAAAAGTGTTTATTTGGTGATCCAACAGAAACGGCATTGATTAAAGGCTTTTTCAATAATTCTAAGGATTTACAGGAATTTTTAAACAAAGCTAGACGTGTATATGAAATAGCATTTAACTCAACAAGAAAAATTATGTCTGTTATTGTTAAAGAAGATGGTAGAGAAGTTTGCTATGTAAAGGGTGCCCCTGAACGGGTTATAGAAAAATGTAATTATATATTAATTGATGGACTTATACAGCCTATGCTTCCCGTTTATAAAAATAAACTAATGAGATCGGTTGAGGCTATGTCAAACAAGGCTTTAAGATGTATGGCATGTGCCTATAAGGTGACTGGTATTGTGCATAATGATGATTTGGAAAGTAACTTAATATTTATAGGTGTAGCAGGTATAATCGATCCTCCAAGGAAAGAAGTAAAGGATGCAGTTATAAAGTGTAAGATTGCAGGTATAAGACCTATAATGATAACAGGAGATCATAAAAATACAGCTTATGCTATAGGAAAAGATTTAGAAATCTGTAAATCGCCAGAGGAAGTTATAACTGGAGATGAACTGGATAAATTAAGTGATAAAGAATTAGATAAGAATATTGATAATTTAAAAATATTTGCAAGGGTTAGTCCTAAACACAAGCTAAGGATAGTTAAGGCATTTAAACATAAAAATTATATTGTGGCTATGACTGGGGATGGTGTTAATGATGCACCAGCTATAAAAGAGGCAGATATTGGTATAGCTATGGGGATATCTGGTACAGATGTAACTAAAGAGGCATCATCTATGATTTTACTCGATGACAATTTTGCGACTATTGTTTCTGCAGTTGAAGAAGGTCGCGTTATATATAATAATATAAGAAAATTTATAAGATATTTATTATCTTGTAATTTGGGAGAAGTACTTACCATGTTTTTGGCTTCTTTATTTTATTTAGAGAATCCACTTCTTCCAATTCAAATTTTATTTGTAAATTTAGTTACGGATGGACTTCCAGCTATTGCACTAGGCGTAGATCCTGCAGATACTGATATAATGCTCGAAAAACCTAGAGGAAAAAATGAAAGTGTATTTTCAAGAGGCCTTACAGAAAAGATTATCATACGTGGCTGCCTTATAGGTGTTTGTACTATATTATCATTTATTGGTGGCAAATATTATGGTATGAGTATTGAGGCATGTAGAACACTTGCTCTTGGAACTTTAGTTTTATCTCAACTAATACATGTGTTTGAATGTAGATCTGAAAAGCATTCTTTATTTGAAATTAACCCATTTACAAATATGTATTTATTGGGGGCTGTAAGTATATCGGTAATTATGTTACTTAGTATAGTTTATATACCATTTTTGCAAAGTGTTTTTCATACTATACCACTTAATTTAGGACAATGGTTAATTGTTTTGTTTTTTTCTGGTATTATTTCCTTTATAAATAGTTTGTATTTATATTTAACAAACAAGCACTAA
- a CDS encoding flagellar hook-basal body complex protein: MIRALYTAVTGLITGEAKQSTVTNNIANSNTNGYKAENLSIKSFDDVLIQNYDKMVNGKNTKNVIGSLSQGSKVDDVNTDFTQGVLQTTDKSTDFAIEGKGFFTVQSNNGITTKNYYTRTGDFHVDGSGYLVTDSGDKVLGKNSTTNAIEPIFVGDGKIQSDKYGNISVNGKKQYKFDLVDFKDYNSIKKVGDNLYDGANPIQNANVTVRQGSLEKSNVNVTNEMVNMMEIMRNFESNQKVMQAIDTTLGKAVNEVGTVK; the protein is encoded by the coding sequence ATGATTAGAGCTTTATACACAGCAGTTACAGGACTCATAACTGGAGAAGCAAAGCAAAGTACAGTAACTAATAATATAGCGAATTCGAATACAAATGGATATAAAGCTGAGAATCTTTCTATCAAATCATTTGATGATGTTTTAATACAAAACTATGATAAGATGGTCAATGGTAAAAATACAAAAAATGTTATTGGCTCTCTTAGTCAGGGAAGTAAAGTTGATGATGTAAACACAGATTTTACTCAAGGTGTTCTACAAACGACAGATAAATCTACAGATTTTGCAATTGAGGGAAAAGGCTTTTTTACAGTTCAAAGTAATAACGGAATAACTACCAAAAATTATTATACAAGAACTGGTGATTTTCATGTTGATGGAAGTGGATATTTGGTAACAGATAGCGGAGATAAGGTTTTAGGTAAAAATAGTACAACAAATGCTATAGAACCAATATTTGTAGGTGATGGTAAAATTCAATCTGATAAATACGGAAATATTAGTGTTAACGGTAAAAAACAATATAAATTTGATCTAGTTGACTTTAAAGATTATAATTCTATTAAAAAAGTTGGAGATAACTTGTATGATGGAGCAAATCCTATTCAAAATGCAAATGTTACTGTAAGACAAGGATCCCTTGAAAAATCAAATGTTAATGTAACAAATGAAATGGTAAATATGATGGAGATCATGAGAAATTTTGAAAGTAATCAAAAGGTTATGCAAGCTATTGATACGACTTTGGGAAAAGCTGTAAATGAAGTAGGAACAGTTAAATAA
- a CDS encoding DUF6115 domain-containing protein translates to MTGLLIFIGLILIILNVLSIKKQNKSFNGVLGNAMGNIKDDDIRIGEIRAEFSESILELQSEIMEIKEIMAKNNKIHKDYEVDHDNKENSITIDDIKQENTNITYIAKQGEIDSSILDKPHNNSNKKVEEIKRLFSEGSSTDEVCEILHLGKGEVLLIKDLYIK, encoded by the coding sequence ATGACAGGGTTATTAATTTTTATTGGGTTAATTCTTATAATTTTAAATGTGTTGTCTATAAAAAAACAAAACAAGTCCTTTAATGGAGTTTTAGGGAATGCTATGGGAAATATTAAAGATGATGATATTAGGATAGGGGAAATTAGAGCGGAGTTTTCTGAAAGCATTTTAGAACTTCAAAGCGAAATAATGGAAATCAAAGAGATTATGGCTAAAAATAATAAAATACATAAAGATTATGAAGTGGATCACGATAATAAAGAGAACTCGATTACTATAGATGACATTAAACAAGAAAATACGAACATTACATATATAGCTAAGCAAGGCGAAATTGATAGTAGCATCTTAGATAAACCTCATAATAATAGTAATAAAAAAGTTGAGGAAATAAAAAGGTTATTTAGTGAAGGCTCATCTACTGACGAAGTTTGTGAAATATTGCATTTGGGTAAGGGGGAAGTACTATTAATAAAGGATTTATATATAAAATAA
- a CDS encoding FliA/WhiG family RNA polymerase sigma factor: MSIAKADDIREQIVKKHIPLVKYIASRVIIGKTKYVEYEDLISYGMLGLMDALGKYDATKGMKFSSYASIRIKGAMIDELRRNSPISKGAMDKLNRYNEAIENLQKCLYREPTNHEIASELGITINEVASIENNINYISVVSLEDLIFSDDDDMPLSGTIRDNRSPSPEGALEQKEQIEYLALGLDNVKEKDKLVLTLYYFEGLTLKEIGNILSVSESRVCQLHSRALINLRKALVKLKYDL; the protein is encoded by the coding sequence ATGTCCATAGCTAAAGCAGATGATATAAGAGAGCAAATTGTAAAAAAACATATACCTTTAGTTAAATATATTGCATCTAGAGTAATTATTGGAAAAACTAAATATGTTGAATATGAAGACCTAATTAGTTATGGTATGTTAGGCCTTATGGATGCTTTAGGAAAATACGATGCCACTAAAGGTATGAAGTTTTCAAGCTATGCATCAATAAGAATAAAAGGTGCTATGATAGATGAGCTTAGGCGTAATAGCCCAATATCTAAAGGAGCTATGGATAAGCTTAACAGATATAACGAAGCAATTGAGAATCTTCAGAAATGCCTATATCGGGAACCAACAAACCACGAAATTGCGAGTGAACTTGGTATTACAATAAATGAAGTTGCAAGCATTGAAAACAATATAAATTATATATCCGTAGTTTCGCTTGAAGATCTGATTTTTTCTGATGATGATGACATGCCACTTAGTGGTACTATTAGAGATAATAGGAGTCCAAGCCCTGAGGGAGCATTAGAACAAAAAGAGCAAATCGAATATTTAGCTTTAGGACTAGATAACGTTAAAGAAAAAGATAAACTTGTTTTAACCTTATATTATTTTGAGGGTCTTACACTTAAGGAAATAGGAAATATTTTGAGCGTATCTGAATCAAGAGTTTGCCAACTCCATAGCAGAGCTCTTATAAATCTAAGAAAGGCCTTAGTAAAACTTAAATATGATTTATAA